The Streptomyces sp. NBC_01775 genome includes a region encoding these proteins:
- a CDS encoding SGM_5486 family transporter-associated protein, with translation MPVLEPHPPNPQKKLLMIFGAMIAVTVVIGVIASIAAP, from the coding sequence ATGCCCGTTCTCGAACCCCATCCGCCGAACCCGCAGAAGAAGCTGCTCATGATCTTCGGCGCGATGATCGCCGTCACGGTCGTCATCGGCGTGATCGCCAGCATCGCGGCACCCTGA
- a CDS encoding SixA phosphatase family protein yields the protein MSVDVPRNIVLLRHAKADWPQVADHERPLAERGRQDAPAAGEWLAGHGFSPQLTLCSTATRTRETWKLVVHQLPHRPKTVYEDRLYDAPPGQIIEVINETPDEVTDLLVIGHNPGMQSVAELLVGTAEQEAQERISRGFPTAAVAVLRHTGSWKSVESGRTHLTEFWAPHE from the coding sequence ATGAGCGTCGATGTGCCCCGCAATATCGTCCTTCTCCGGCACGCCAAAGCCGACTGGCCACAGGTGGCGGATCACGAACGCCCCCTCGCGGAGAGGGGCCGCCAGGACGCCCCCGCGGCCGGCGAGTGGCTCGCCGGGCACGGCTTCAGTCCGCAACTCACCCTCTGTTCCACAGCGACCCGCACCCGCGAGACATGGAAGCTCGTCGTCCACCAGCTCCCGCACCGCCCCAAGACGGTGTACGAGGACAGGCTCTACGACGCGCCTCCCGGCCAGATCATCGAAGTGATCAACGAAACCCCGGACGAGGTAACGGATTTGCTCGTCATCGGCCACAACCCCGGAATGCAGTCCGTGGCCGAGCTGCTCGTCGGCACCGCTGAGCAGGAGGCGCAGGAGCGGATCTCCCGCGGCTTCCCCACGGCGGCTGTCGCGGTGCTTCGGCACACGGGTTCATGGAAGTCCGTCGAGTCCGGCAGGACCCACCTGACGGAGTTCTGGGCCCCGCACGAGTAG
- the serB gene encoding phosphoserine phosphatase SerB, giving the protein MSAPLDPPPSYADTPTLLVKIFGKDRPGITAGLFDTLAAFAVEVVDIEQLVTRGRITLCALVTSPTTGTGTEGELRATVHSWAESVGMTAEIISGTGDNRPRGTGRSHVTVLGHPLTAESTASIAASITATGGNIDRIFRLAKYPVLAVEFDVSGTETSLLRTSLALEAAKYGVDVAVVASGLQRRAQRLVVMDVDSTLIQDEVIELFAAHAGCEAEVAEVTARAMRGELDFEQSLHARVELLAGLDASVVDKVRDEVRLTPGARTLIRTLKRLGYQVGVVSGGFTQVTDALRDELGLDFASANTLEIVDGKLTGRVTGEIVDRAGKARLLRRFAEEAGVPLTQTVAIGDGANDLDMLNAAGLGVAFNAKPVVREKAHTAVNVPFLDTVLYLLGVTREEVEAADVDDEPGATHA; this is encoded by the coding sequence TTCTCGTCAAGATCTTCGGCAAGGACCGGCCCGGCATCACCGCCGGCCTCTTCGACACCCTCGCGGCCTTCGCCGTGGAGGTCGTCGACATCGAGCAGCTCGTCACCCGTGGCCGCATCACGCTGTGCGCGCTGGTCACCTCCCCGACCACGGGGACGGGGACCGAAGGTGAGCTGCGCGCGACCGTGCACAGCTGGGCCGAGTCCGTGGGCATGACGGCGGAGATCATCTCCGGCACCGGCGACAACCGCCCGCGTGGCACAGGGCGTTCGCACGTCACCGTGCTGGGCCACCCGCTGACCGCCGAGTCGACCGCCTCCATAGCGGCCAGCATCACCGCGACCGGCGGCAACATCGACCGCATCTTCCGGCTCGCGAAATATCCCGTGCTCGCCGTGGAGTTCGACGTCTCGGGGACGGAGACGTCGCTGCTGCGCACCTCGCTGGCGCTGGAGGCGGCCAAGTACGGCGTGGATGTCGCCGTGGTCGCCTCGGGGCTCCAGCGGCGGGCCCAGCGGCTGGTGGTGATGGACGTGGACTCCACGCTCATCCAGGACGAGGTGATCGAGCTGTTCGCCGCCCACGCGGGCTGCGAGGCCGAGGTCGCCGAGGTGACGGCGCGCGCGATGCGCGGCGAGCTGGACTTCGAGCAGTCGCTGCACGCGCGGGTCGAACTGCTGGCCGGGCTGGACGCCTCGGTGGTCGACAAGGTCCGCGACGAGGTCCGGCTGACTCCCGGCGCGCGCACGCTGATCCGTACGCTCAAGCGGCTGGGCTACCAGGTGGGCGTCGTCTCCGGGGGCTTCACGCAGGTGACGGACGCGCTCAGGGACGAGCTGGGTCTGGACTTCGCCTCCGCCAACACGCTGGAGATAGTGGACGGCAAGCTGACGGGACGGGTCACCGGCGAGATCGTCGACCGCGCGGGCAAGGCCAGGCTGCTGCGGCGGTTCGCCGAGGAGGCCGGGGTGCCGCTGACGCAGACCGTCGCGATCGGCGACGGGGCCAACGACCTGGACATGCTGAACGCCGCGGGGCTCGGGGTGGCCTTCAACGCCAAGCCGGTGGTGCGCGAGAAGGCGCACACGGCGGTCAACGTGCCGTTCCTGGACACCGTGCTCTATCTCCTCGGGGTCACCCGCGAGGAGGTCGAGGCAGCCGACGTGGACGACGAGCCCGGCGCCACCCACGCCTGA